The segment GCGGTCGCAAATATGTCGGCAACTGCGTTACTTCAAAAAGCGGCTCAAATGGGCGTCACTTCTTCTACTCCGACCACCACCAGCGACCAGTCAGCGTTTCTTCAGAGTTTTAAGTCGAAAATCTCCGACCAGAGTCCGAATGTAGAAGATGGTGGCAGTGACAAGTTCTTCGCATTGTTTGGATCGAACAGTGTCGGCTTAATGAGTAACAATGGTCTTGGTCACGAGATCGTGAACCCTAGAAATGGCGTTACGGTCGTTACGGGGATTGATGAATTACAGAATTACCCTTTGAAGCGTAGAAGAGTTGAGAATGGGGATGCATTAGGAGGAGGGCAAACTCGAGATTTCCTTGGAGTTGGTGTACAAACAATGTGTCGTTCATCTTCTATCAACGGATGGATTTAAAAGTTGAAACACTTGTAATGGATTTTTCTACCTTATTTATAAGAACTTATCAAAGCTGTTTGTAACTTTGTTTAGGGATTGTTAGTGAAAGTAGAATTTGTATTGAttgttaaaattttcaaattctaTTGGTATATGTCAATGAGTTTTAACATTCTTGCTAAATTCTAGGTGTTATTGATTTGCTTATTGTCTAATGATAAATAAAATCCGTAGTTGTTCGTCTTTGATTAATTTAAAGATTTTAGATATTTCGTAATgtacattaattattaattatttctctgaacaaaatttaaacttaactTAAAGAACATTCGTGGTATAGTGATAAGAATTACCCATTGACTACATTCAATACAGATTCCTGATTAATTTAACAAACTAATTTGATTAATACTTTCAACCAGTTTTGGGGTTAAAATCTTTTTACTTTTATGcaagatatattattatacatcGCAAACTATGACATTCAACATGATCATGTCTTAAAATAGAGTCTACATTCACACATTAGAAAAGAGACTACACTACCTAAAGACAAGCATTGTTAATTACAATATATTGGTATTATATCGTTAAAGAAAAACTAAGATTCATGCATACTCATTAGGTCAGAAAGGTCTTTGATTTGCTTTCacaaataaatactttaaaaataaaagggtATGTACGCATTGTATTTTGTATAAACATAACACAAAGAGTGCATTGAGAAGTGGTGGGgacaaaaggaaagatgaaGGCTTTTTGTGCTGAATAATTCTAGCTTAACTCGCAGGGCAATTCATAGTGGAagataataataagaaaatataaatgaagATGAAGAGAGATAGAAAGTATAAAAGAGACACAGGTAatgttttcattatttatttttaaatctagcTATTTCGCTAGCTAGAGTTGAAAAACTATCTCAATGTGTACATCTGTTATCTGTCAATCATCACATACGCATTGCCAAAAACTATTTGGAACAATCAGTGTCGATGATTTTACTTTTGGAAAAGGTTTCCTTCTTTGAATCATACCAAGGAATGGGTTTTCACCCTATCCGGTTAGACCATGCGCTTGGTCTAACCGTGCATTGATCAAGTAAGTAGCAGGCACTGTAAAAATGGCGATGAATGATAAAGTATACACTAACCATAAATTGATTTTCTACCATAACTCGAAATAATGAATAAGAATTTACAATCAattttgagtaatagaatagatgTTTGctgcaaaaaataaaataaaataagaatttacaaaatacaaaagaaataatttatgtattatttgtttttttgtatattttatatttttggtgtGCTTCAGTTTAACATTGTGATCAGTACAAACTTAACATTATGTTTTCTAAAGGGTTCATAACTGTTTCTGAAAGGTTTAGAACTGTTTTTAAAGGTTGGAGAATAGTTTCCGACCGGTTTAGAACTCTTTTTGAAATGTTTATAACTGTTTCTAATGGGTATAGAATCTCATTACTATGCTATTTACACATTGTTTCTAATATATTtgagtaaatatatttaaagtaaaaaaattaaaattataaaaaaaaaacctaatcaACAAGAGTTGATATAAGGGGGAAGCTTGAAAACGACATAGTTTCAAGGATGAATAAGAAGATTGGCTGGGAAATATATAGCCGTTAGAGATCAAGAAAcggatatataattaataaaaaaggaaaaaaagaaaaaaaaggccGTTGAGAGAAAGAACACACTCTCCTGTATTCAATTAAAAGCTTTATGACCGTTGTGATTATTATTATACATTCCCCTCTGAAAAAGAAGGATCCAAGAAGAACCCTCTAAGTTGTGCGATTCGATTCGATTCTTCCCTCTCATGGAAGGAACAACGATGATCGAGCAGACGTATGAGTTCTGTGCGCCGCGATGGTTTGATTTCGTTATTGGAGAGACGGACGACGAGGCTCGCCGAGCAGAGCTCTGGTTCGAATCCGCTTTAAGCTGTGCTCCTTCTCGTAAGTTTCGATGTCTCAGATCTGTAACTTAGTTCTGATTTGTAGCTAAAGGTTTAATCTTTGTGTGTGTAGCATCGGTTCCAAGAATCAAAGCAAGGAGATCATTCAAGGTAGAGGCAATGTGCAACttcaatgaagaagaagaggccaAGAAAGAAGATGTTAGTCCAATTAAGCCATCTCACAGCAGCAGCTCCAAGGACTCTGATGCAAGGTTACTTATGCAGTTTTGTGTAATGATGTTTGTGTGAGGCTGATTCTAAGACTCCTTCTTCTTGTTTCATTCAACAGCGACAAGGAGAACATTATTGCTCCTCAAGCCTGCACACCAAAACCACTAGGAGGAGACTCAGTTTCCCTTAAGAAGCAGCAAACTGCTAGAAAGATGGCTAGCCTGCTGAGGAATCCCAAAGGAAGTCATCAGAAAAGTGTGTTGACGATTAGGGAAACGAGTGTTAAGAAGAACATGGTTGCTGCTGCCACTACCAATCTGATTCAGGATAATCAAGCCATCAAAAGGCAAAAGCTAGACGATGGAAGATCAAGACAGGTGTGAGCCAATCTTTTTTTCAATAGCATCAAGCTTATTAACTCCATATCTCAAAAGCTTTACTCTTCTGATCATTGGTTTATCTTTAGATTCTCAATCCAAAACCAACGACTCTACTTCATAAGACAAGACAAGGTCTAGTCAACACAGGTTTCAACGTATGTCCTGAAGTCACTAAGCAAACTCAGAAGGAGAATAGAAAGGTATGAGTTGGATACTTATTATAAAGTTTCGGACAGACGCTGGTTGTTAACTTTTGTGTTCACTTTTAAAGGTTTATGTCCGTGAGAGAGTTGAGCCTTTCATATCAACTGCTGAGTTGATGAAGAAGTTTCAAACAAGCACTCATGCCAAGGCTTCTCTTCCACAGGTAAACAAACAAAGAGACCTCCTGATAGTTTCTTTCTCTGATTCCTTTTAATTAACTTCCGGGACGGTGTGATGTTTTCTTTGTGCAGAACCGAACTAAGCTCACACTGACAAGACCTAAAGAGCCAGAGTTTGTGACATCTCAACGAGCACGTCCTTTAAGAGTGAAGAGCAGTGCAGAGCTTGAGGAAGAGATGCTGGCAAAGATTCCCAAGTTTAAAGCTCGTCCTGTCAACAAGAAGGTAATGCATTTTGCTTTCACTGTGTTATGTAAAACCTcagaaagtaaatttaaaacaaaaagaattaaTTCTCTTGTTTGATGCAGATTTTGGCAGCTCCAGCTTTGCCTGCGCCACAAAGAAGCACACCACATCTACCAGAGTTTCAGGTAGAGACTATCATCATTTTAGAAATGAATCTTTTATTTGATCTACAAGAGGCTCATATCTTACCGTTGCAGGAGTTTCATCTTGAAACAATGGCTAGGGCGAACCAACATGCAGAGACATCTTCAGTAGCTTCAACACAAGTGTCTAAGCAGGTATGAAACTTCTTCTTTGCCTATGTGGTCACCTCGTTTCATGCCATCTGATTATTTCTTGCACTCACAGCATAATGACTGGAAGCCTCACCTAACTGCACCAAAGCCCCCTGTGCTCCAAACAATGCTAAGAGCTCGTCCTACTAAAGCAAAAACTACTGCGGAACTTGAGCAAGAGGAACTAGAGAAGGCACCAAAGTTCAAAGCAAAACCTTTGAACAAAAAGGTACTAActacttcatatatatatttatctcaAGATATCTAACTTGGAATCAAATAAACTCATCATCCAGATATTTGAAAGCAAAGGAGAGATGGGGATCTTTTGTAACACCAAGAAGCACATCACCATACCTCAAGAGTTCCACTTTGCTACAGATGAGAGGATATCCAAACCGAACTCTGTCTTTGATGCATTTGACAAGGTAGATTTCAACTTAACATAACCTGTTTTAATTAATGCAAGTGGTTATGTTCCATGTTTGACACAACTTCTTCTTGTGTCAGCTCTCATTGACCTCTGAATCTTGCCATGAAAAGCCTCTACCAAGGATCACTGCTCCAAACCCCTTCAATCTAAGGACAGAAGTATGTATTTTTTACCCACTAGCAACTTCTTTGACTGACCACCAATTTTTACTGACAGTTCTTTTAACTACTTTGTGGCACTCCAGGAACGAGGCgctgagaaagagaagaagtttGTAATGGAAGTCACAGAGAAACTGATAGGAGATGAGAGGGCAAGAGTTCCAAAAGCAACCCCATATCCTTACACAACCGACTATCCCGTGGTACCACCAAAACCAGAACCTAAGCAATGCACAAAGCCAGAACCGTTCCAGTTAGAGAGTCTAGTGAGGCATGAAGATGAAATGAGAAGAGAAATGGAAGAGAGAATGAGAATGGAGAGAGAAGAAGCTCAGAAGAGGCTCTTCAAAGCACAACCAGTTATAAAAGAGTAAGTAACCAACCTACTGCCCCTTTTGTCCAGGAACTTTATCAATGTTTTCAAAAAGCTAACTATAGATGAACACAGGGATCCAATCCCTGTTCCAGAGAAAGTACGTAAGCCACTCACAGAGATTCAGGCGTTCGACCTCCATGTAGAGCATCGAGCTGTTGAGAGAGCAGACTTTGATCAGAAAGTAAGCTTTTCAGTCACTTCAACAATAAACAACATGCTTACATAACCTCTTGAACTGACGTTATTTATCATTCTATTGGAACACcagatcaaagagaaagagaatcagtaCAAGAGATACCGTGAAGAGAGTGAAGCTGCAAAAATGGTATGCAACAAAACACACTCAACttgttacatatataatatcTCACTAAACTTTGCTGAAGTGTAAAACAATACTTGAAAACATCTATCAGGTGGAGGAAGAAAGGTATCTGAAGCAAATGAGAAAGACGATGGTTCCTCATGCCAGACCTGTGCCTAACTTCAACAAACCCTTCTTCCCTCAAAAGTATGTTTCTTCAAAAAGAACTGAACTCTCTTGTTTTTAGTACCATATTGCTTAAAAACTTCATGTCACACACAGGTCCAACAAGGAGacaaccaaaccaaaatctCCCAAGCTTAGAGTGATCAAAAGAACCGAGAGAAGAAAGATGATGGTTCGTCCAGTGACTGCAGCTACAAGTGCTTCGGCTGGTCAGATGAGATAGTTTGTAGATGAGACATGTTCATGAATGCTTGAACCTGCATTCCCTTTGTACATTTTGATCTATTCAGTACTAATTTTTCCTTTGTAATCTAAGTACTAACTAATATTGTAGAAGTACTTCCTCTTATGTATCCTGATTCAAAATTGTTTTACCTTGAAAAAGATTTATCTTAATGATA is part of the Brassica rapa cultivar Chiifu-401-42 chromosome A09, CAAS_Brap_v3.01, whole genome shotgun sequence genome and harbors:
- the LOC103843685 gene encoding protein TPX2, with translation MEGTTMIEQTYEFCAPRWFDFVIGETDDEARRAELWFESALSCAPSPSVPRIKARRSFKVEAMCNFNEEEEAKKEDVSPIKPSHSSSSKDSDASDKENIIAPQACTPKPLGGDSVSLKKQQTARKMASLLRNPKGSHQKSVLTIRETSVKKNMVAAATTNLIQDNQAIKRQKLDDGRSRQILNPKPTTLLHKTRQGLVNTGFNVCPEVTKQTQKENRKVYVRERVEPFISTAELMKKFQTSTHAKASLPQNRTKLTLTRPKEPEFVTSQRARPLRVKSSAELEEEMLAKIPKFKARPVNKKILAAPALPAPQRSTPHLPEFQEFHLETMARANQHAETSSVASTQVSKQHNDWKPHLTAPKPPVLQTMLRARPTKAKTTAELEQEELEKAPKFKAKPLNKKIFESKGEMGIFCNTKKHITIPQEFHFATDERISKPNSVFDAFDKLSLTSESCHEKPLPRITAPNPFNLRTEERGAEKEKKFVMEVTEKLIGDERARVPKATPYPYTTDYPVVPPKPEPKQCTKPEPFQLESLVRHEDEMRREMEERMRMEREEAQKRLFKAQPVIKEDPIPVPEKVRKPLTEIQAFDLHVEHRAVERADFDQKIKEKENQYKRYREESEAAKMVEEERYLKQMRKTMVPHARPVPNFNKPFFPQKSNKETTKPKSPKLRVIKRTERRKMMVRPVTAATSASAGQMR